DNA sequence from the Polyodon spathula isolate WHYD16114869_AA chromosome 19, ASM1765450v1, whole genome shotgun sequence genome:
CAGATATGCCAGGTCTACCGGTAGCTGAATCTCACTCCTTTTCACACAAAATGTGTTTCCAGTTTgtgctgttgttattttttttcattccctttATTTGCATTTTACAACAGGATAATTCTCACCCTGGCAAATCCTCAGCCTGTGACAAATTAGCCTATGCTATTTCCCACCCCCAGGTCTGTGAAAGCTTTCTGAGATATTTGCCTTTCTTGTGACTTCTCAACTTGCACTGGACGATGGTGAGAATTATGCTGGGGCGAGGATAAGCGTGCCTTGCACGCTGTAAATATGATAACAGCTTCAGGGAACTCTCAGGgttttattacaccgtgtaacaatttttttttttttggttcctgggtagtaagtgttatttcctaattgcttatgcctcaaaagtatagaaaatggctattattccccacaaactttgcttttgtgaccaggacagtgatattttgaaatttatctattttccagaacattccagatagattcagtgctgagtaaacttggagtaacttctagaactttctagaactttccagtaatataaatagtagtataaatacaggggccttaagcccaccagttcagtttagttccagctgcctaagtggatacatatctgcatttttctgagatggcatcaagaggctgcaatggtggcattcctgatgggtctccaaggcggttttaccaagtttccctgctatctttgcctttgggacagcagggacaacAAGGCGCACTaacacaggcgggactggccacagcggaccgagttctctgtggggaggaacaacgtcaagtgggagccactggtggatccccggaaggtgctgatgccaccactgcacatcaaattgggccttatgaaacaatttgtcagagctctagataaggagtcggcagccttcaagtaccttcaagacttcttccctaagctgtctgaggcaaaggtcaaagccggtgtcttcatcggaccacagataaagaagatcctggagtgcaatgaattccccaagaagctcactagtaaggagaaagcggcatggaacagctttgtcgcagtggttcggggcttcctgggcaatcacaaggccgaaaactatgtgcaGCTGgctgagactctggtgaagaactacggcacaatgggctgtgggatgtccctcaaagtccatatccttgatgctcatcttgataaattcaaggagaacatgggagcgtactcagaggagcaaggcgagcgcttccaccaggatatactggactttgaacgccgctaccaaggacagtataacaagaacatgatgggagactacatttgggggttgattcgtgaatgtgatttacagtataatcataaatctcaaaaaactactcacttctaaatcttttgtagtcatttctgtattactttagtataaatacatgttaatttggattcatatgttgtttttttctgactatgcgAACGAAAAggcacaaattcgcccgttttctcattggaaataggtaaatttcaaaatatcactgtcctggtcacaaaagcaaagtttgtggggaataatagccactttctatactttttaggcatatgcaattaagaaataacacttactacccaggaacaaaaattgtgttacatagtgttattgttcTGAAAGTAATTATTCCATTGTAAAGTTTGCTCCAACCTTTACAAAACTAGATACCAACTAAGCAATTGCTTAGTAATTGTGGCCCATTGTTTCTCAATTCTACAACACTGTGAAAGGCATTCTTGTTATAACCAGGACAAACACCTGAACAACCAACAGCCACCAGGCAAGTGTACACCGTTTTTTGAACTGCTGGTGTTGTGACAACATTTAAGGCGCATATAGGAGTTTTTAAAATTAACCACATGAGTTATATAAATCAAGGAAAATAGCATTAGAAAACAAATGCCTTTGTTAAAAACAGGTGCAACCGAACCAACTGTAGAGCTTTACAAGCAGTGTCCGACATACTCCTCTTAATAATGTCTATTCAGCGAGTTAGTAAgtagtgtggaaaaaaaaaacacagttcttaTTACTCGAAATCAGAAAACGAGGTCAAACAACCATCTGAATATTGTTAAGTAACGGCGCGGGGTATCAGTGACAGTGAGACTCGTGTCAAGTGATTGCTTTTCTCTTACCTGCACGTCACTCAGCTCAACCCTCAGGTAGATCTCTTTGTGCCTCTGCGCCCAGTACACGCGAGGAGTCAGGGTCTGCATTGCACTGCTGCTATTAAACGAGTgcttcacttaaaaataaaagtgtgaatCCGCAACGCAAAGCACCATAGTAATAACAACCCAGCCGACACAAAAgctcgccttttttttttttttttttttttttttttttttaccagaacaATCCTCAGAGTTCACGTGTGCTCTTCATCCAACCATACCAAGGGACGTGTTTGGTCCCACCCATAAACGTAAGATTGTGAATTCAATTCGAAAAAGGGGTAAGGCGAAGCCTTATCAGTGCGTTTAAAAGGAAGCAACTTGTTAGCTTAGTAAGTTAATTATTAATTGAAATGACTAAGCAGAATTTCGCTTTTTCTGGCATATTTCCTTTGCTCCCCCACCCCCTGCAACCCCGACACGAAACAATGTTAGCAATCCACAGCAtattaatatttgaaaataaaaagaacattactGAGCACGCGTTTCACTTGTATTCTTAATTCTCGTtcctgatttgtatttatttgcgtAAGACCATTTTGACCAGAGTGAAAATGGACACAGTGACTCACTcagtaaataatgtttttttaatttgtaagcTGCGGGGGTTATTgtgtatgtttattaatatgcttgcAAGCTTAATAACAGTGAGCGCAATGCAGGTTAGTGTAGGTCTTCCTCACCGGCATGTGGCGCTGTTTAGTAATAAGACGCCGGTAGAGTAGTGTGTTAGCACTGTACTATCTGGCCATCGCTGGGGCTCGTTGGTGTTGTTGTTGGGTGTTAGAAATGGGAAGTGTTTTTCAGAAGGAATAAAGAATTGAATATACATGCAGAGTCACAGTCCGTGATCTGCTTAAAAAACGTAAGCGAATCAGCTTATTCTGACATGTGGGTTGTTATAAATGATGTTGTAATAGACTGTGTGCTACAGGCAGAGCAAGCTACCCTGTTTGGTTACAGTGGCTGCAATTAGAATTACATTAGCGGCCGAATCAACACCGTTGAGAAATTCAGAGTGGTTTCGTTTTTGGATGTGTAaagtatgatatttttttttattgatgtttcTTTCAAGTCGCCACGCAACCTAGGCAACTCCAGTCGAGGTAGATGCATGGGTTGAATCTTAATTGTTTACACATCATTACAGCGTTTTAAAATCTGGTGAAAGTTTGATTGAATAATGAGGCGCAGTACTCTGCACTTCCATTCAGCCCTTCCGCGTTGCTTAAGTTGTGTAAAGCTTTTGTATCTGTGGGTTGGGCGGAGTAACGAGATTTGATTGCTGTGGTAAGATACAACGTCAAAGCTAAATCAAACACGATTTGTGTATCGCCAAATCAGGTTTAACAACACTtatgtttttacattgttttccGCAGGTTGTGACCTACTTACTGGCTGCGGGACTCAGGTTACCATAGTACACACCACCATCCCTATTCGCAATTAATAaagatacatatttatttgtgtgtgtgtgtgtgtgtgcattcactgtgctGAGGGCGCTGCGCTGCAGATCAGCGGTTCAGTCCTCAAAGTCGAGTTCTTGGTCACAGTGAGGTACTATCCCAGGTCATGAGGTATAAACCAATAAAGATCCTGTGCCACTTTGACAAGTAGGGATGTTAATCTGTGTTGCAATAAAACGTTTCTGTAGGTACCTTCCattaaatatttcacaaaaaaatgggGTTGAATTGGGTTTGTTCTTTAGcgcttcctgtcagagtttcacCAGAAAGACTTGCTGATTCAGTATTTGGGTGTGGCTTTTTTGCCTAGGGTTGGTGTGTCACAGATGATCATATTATTTTATAAGTGCTATTATGTTTTAAGAATAAAATGCGCAAGTATGCAGCCAAGCCTGCATAAAGtgatttatgattaaaaaatgaaagagaGGTGATTTAACATTGGGGACTATACACCATACTTCTGTTGCATACTGCGCATGGATATTCACCAGGGCGGTCCTTATAGCCCCTTCAGTCTCTGTGTGCACAATTATACCATGTTAactttcctatctatgtatctattttataatgcatatctGTTTTTTAcaaagttatggcagggcaacttctcgaacttcatagagttcacacaaactgttttaaaatttcaaaaaaattaaattaaaaatgagtgACCGAAGGGCATGTAGAGGTGTCTATAAGTACAGACTAAAGATGATTGGAGATGGTTAGTTAATGGTGTATGATGAAGTCTCTTCTCAATGTGCTGTGTCTCTCTCGTCCTGTCTGAAGTAGAAGGCATGGCCGCAGCGGTGGAGGCTGAGCAGGGGATCGAAGTGTTTGAGGCAGCAGGCTTTGTGGGCTCCAGTATGCAGTCGGAGGGGGCTGTGGAGATGGAGCCATTCTACGTGGAGAGACACTCCTGGAGCCGGCTGAAGAAGCTCCTGGGAGACAGCAGGAAGTACCACGGCCACATGATGACCAAGGCTCCCTACGACTTCcagtttgtaaagaaaaatgaccCTGAAGGGCCCCACTCCCATCGGATGTACTATTTAGGTGAGAAAGAGATTACAAAAGAGTCTGTGCTACAGCTTAGTGTACGTGGTAATGatctttttgtacatttacttAACAATTTTGTTGATCCTTTTTCCTGGTTTATTCTTTCAGTTTTAGTTAACAATCCAGTGAACTggctagaaaataaaacaaagatacaaGTCAATAGTAACACCATAAAGTACTTTGCATATGCCTTGTAACTCACTCCTGCCAATCAAGCACAATTCATTGTATTTGCTCCAATGTTACAGCAAATTTTACGTcacaaatattgtaaaacaagTCAACTGAATTTTTTAGCAGCTTTTTTTattccagtaaaataaaatagattactAATACCTATACAAATATAatgtactgtgtttgtgtgtgtgtgtttttttttgtagctatGTCAAATGAGAGCAGAGAGAACGCACTGTTTTATTCAGAAATTCCGAAGAAGATCAACAAGGATAATCTCTTGCTGTTGACATGGAAACCTCTTCTGGAACGCTTTCAGGTGCTTTAAGTTAAAATCAAAGTGGTGCCACTGTTTAACTTCTCACTGCGCCTGGCTATGTATTGCTCCCCCAGTCAAACGTTATTCACACTGTAGGCATTGCAAAGGAGTCAGGAAGCAAGAGGTATTCACCACAATGTTTTACAATGATTATCCATCTAAACTATGACACTATGAGACATTTCAACAAGAGTACATTGTTACTGAACAATCTGTGACAGAAGGGACTTCATCCTTAATATGTGAGGCGCAGGAGTGCTGTCAGGTGTTATTGCTGTATtgtgctgcatgttttcacaatGTCTCTTCCTCACTTCACTGGCTTTGTCTCTTAACCCCAGACCAGTCGGGACTGTGGAGTGTACTGTCGTGAGGAGGAGCTGctgagagagaggaagaggatcGGCCCTGTGGGAATCGTGTCTTATGAACTGCACAGAGACAGCGGCACCTTCCTCTTTCAGTCAGGCCGCAACTTGTACACTTTTAAAGACGGGGGGCCGCATGGCTTTACCGTGAGGATCATAGTAACATTATTCTTCTTCAATCCGAGATAGCCCCTTCCACTATGGAGTACCTTGACCATAGGAAAGAGAGACAAAATAAGATCTCAACATATTTCTTTTAACACTGTTGTAATACCATTCTGTTAGATTGAATAGTGACAGTCTGTGTTTGAGTTTCTTTATTTCAGTATGTAGGACTGAGTATTGAAGTTATTGCCTGTAGGTGGCGTTGTTGGTCTTGTTTCACATGTTGTATTACCAGCAGTGTGTGCTGATTGTGATCACTGATGTTTTATTTGACAGAAACACCCTCTGAAGCCCATCACAGTAAAGACGTCATGCCCTCACATTAGAATGGATCCCAAACTGTGCCCTGTTGATCCAAACTGGTATTCATTTATCCATCGAAACGATATCTGGATTGCAAACCTTGAAACAGGCGAAGAAAGAAGGTTGACGTTTGCACATAAAGGTAGCTACGTCCAGGAAACAAGTACTCTAAACAAGGTGCCAGATGTCTGCATGATTTGTGAATACAGTCATTTGTAATGCACATAATATTGTTGTACTCAGATCTACCGAGTATTGAAGACGACCCCAAATCTGCTGGCATTGCTACGTTTGTGCTGCAGGAGGAGTTTGACCGATACACAGGGTACTGGTGGTGCCCTACAGCTGAAACAAGTACGTGTCCTCATCACTAACAGTACTGTTCAGGCTTGGATTACTGTTTGTATTGCATCATTTCCTAATGACCTCGTACTGTTTCTCATTGTTATCCAGCGGTTGATGGGAACAAGGTTCTTCGGATATTTTACGAGGAGAATGATGAATCTGAAGTGGAAGTGATCCATGTGACTTCACCAATGCTGGAGACCAGAAAGACTGAGTCATTCAGGTACCCGAGGACAGGTATTGACAGAGGTTTATATGGGTTCATTCTCTTaatatatattactgttatttattattaattagttttaATAAACTCCATTAAACTTTTCATTTAAAGCCTACCAAGATACCACTGATGTGCTTTTGAAATCACATCACGCTTTGTTGTTCTCAAGTCAAAACATTTTTCCACTGACACGCACACAGTTGCATAAAGAAAACCACgatgaacatactgtatattcctCTTTATTTCCCATCTCAGGACTGATCCGTTGTATTGTTTTTTCCCGTCTAGGTACTGCCAATCCAAAAATCACTTTGAAGATGTCTGAAATAACAGTGGGTGCTGCGGGAGTGGTATGTTTGGCTGGTCGGCTGATTTAATTAGTAAGGCTTTGTTAAACAGTGATGCTGCCTTCAGTTCGTTTACACTATGCTTAGTGTAGGTGTGTTCGCCGGTATTCCTGTGTGCTTTATGACTTTCATGTGCCTGTTTCTTTTGTCTCCAGATTGTGAGCGCAGTGGATAAGGAGCTGGTCCAGCCCTTTGAGGTCCTATTCCTAGAGACAGAGTACATCGTCCGAGCAGGGTGGACTCGAGAGGGGAGATAGTGAGCATGACAAATGCATTGATGATGAAGTGACCCGTAAAAGCTGTGGAAACTTTGGAGTCAGTTTTAAGGATCTTTAACAGCACTATTAACTCTGTTGGTGTCCCCAGGGCTTATAGGAAAGCCTATTCTGTAGAAAGCATTAATGTATGAAGACCCACTGCtgtttaggtcattaaaataaactCCAGTCTCACAACACTTCGTGTTAAATGTATCTACAGACCTATAGATACGCATTATAGATCAACAGATATGCATTGGATCAGGTGTGTGATTTAAGATTAGGTCATGTTGTGCAGTGTGAGGAACAAGTAGCTTCTGTTCTTCTTCCTCTAACCTTAACCCCCTTTGTGTTTGCAGTGCCTGGGCCATCCTCTTGAACCGCTTTCAAACCAGACTCCAGATCGTTCTGATCCCGCCAGCACTGTTTATTCCAGTCGTGGACGACGCTATAGAGAGACAGAGGCTGGTGGAGGCAGTGCCTGACAGCGTAGCCCCCTTTATTATCTATGAGGAAACAACAGACATTTGGATCAACGTAGGTTATCTTCTCTTGAGGCATTCAATTGGAGAACAGTGGACTAGTTTACTAGGTGATGGGGAGGGAACAGCTAAGCAATGGCAGTACCGTACATGCCCCCAACATTTCTTCCGTACTTATTTACAGAGAAATATGCAAGGGGCTATATAAAGTGCTATtgctaatgttttaaaatacaagagCTTAGGTGCATTTAAATCCTGAATGATGTGTTTTGAACACAGTCCCTAATTGCAGTTAAAACCTAACTGCGAAAAAAGGAATTGGTCTCAGAATATCACTGTCTTGCTCTTAAAGGTTCCCTGTGTTTGCTGATACCTGTTTGTTGTGCAGAGTTCTCATGGCGTTGTCAAAATGCTACTTTAGTCTTTTGTACGGCCAAGgaatattttcaaaacaacattttcttttttaatggagATCTCTGCCGGTATATTTATAAGACTGTGAGGGTCACGGCGTGACGGGTTTGACAGATGACAGCCTCCGACTGATGTTTCTGGTTTTCTTCTCATTCACAGGTT
Encoded proteins:
- the LOC121294733 gene encoding dipeptidyl peptidase 8-like isoform X2: MAAAVEAEQGIEVFEAAGFVGSSMQSEGAVEMEPFYVERHSWSRLKKLLGDSRKYHGHMMTKAPYDFQFVKKNDPEGPHSHRMYYLAMSNESRENALFYSEIPKKINKDNLLLLTWKPLLERFQTSRDCGVYCREEELLRERKRIGPVGIVSYELHRDSGTFLFQSGRNLYTFKDGGPHGFTKHPLKPITVKTSCPHIRMDPKLCPVDPNWYSFIHRNDIWIANLETGEERRLTFAHKDLPSIEDDPKSAGIATFVLQEEFDRYTGYWWCPTAETTVDGNKVLRIFYEENDESEVEVIHVTSPMLETRKTESFRYPRTGTANPKITLKMSEITVGAAGVIVSAVDKELVQPFEVLFLETEYIVRAGWTREGRYAWAILLNRFQTRLQIVLIPPALFIPVVDDAIERQRLVEAVPDSVAPFIIYEETTDIWINVHDILHIFPQTDEHEIKFIFASECKTGFRHLYKITTHLQESTYKRSSEGMPSPDDFKCPIKEELALTSGNWEVLGRHGSNISVNEATNIVYFQGTKDTPLEHHLYSVSCEDPAEPERCTERGYSHSCFFSQLLDMFISKYSNQENPRCMHLFRLPLPERDSSLDQRGFWASMMESAGCPPDYIPPEVFSFESQSGHTLYGMMYRPHNLQQGKKYPTVVFVYGGPQVQLVNNQFKGVKYMRLNTLASLGYVVVVIDNRGSCHRGLAFESAFKNKMGQVEIEDQVEGLQYLASKYRFLDMDRVGIHGWSYGGYLSLMGLVQKPEIFKVAIAGAPVTLWQFYDTGYTERYMGSPDVNERDYDLGSVAMQADRFPSEFTPRRGTASESPSQESITN